The Sphingosinicella flava genome includes the window TGAATATCCAGTCCGCTTTCACCACTATTTGCGCGACACTGGCGATAATGCGGGGATCGCCGGTTCGATGCGCCGCCCAAAGATACCAGGCCGTCCCCGCGCCGAAACCGAACAATATGGTGGAGCTCAGGATATGGACCCATTTGAGGAGCAGATAATAATCACTCATCGCCGGTCTCCGATGACCCCATGGACGAGAATGAGAGCCAAGATCGGGATATTCTTGAGCAATGCACCAAAGGGATCGGCCCAAAGGTGCGGCAACAGCGTCCCGATCATGATCGTATAACCCGCGACCACCACGAGTTGGGCGAGTGTTATGAAACGCCTGTTTTTGTCGAAGAGCAACAGGGCAGCGACAGCTAGGTCGAGGAGGCTTGATCCCATTTGAAGCGGGGAAACCCAGCTTCCCGCTAAGCCAGCAGCTACGGCCAGAGCTTCCGTCGCCGCGCGGCCATAGACGAAGCCGAGTAAGGCGGAGGCAAGCCATAGAAAGACGAGAACGGCCTTGATCGCGGGCGCAAGAAAGAAGAGGCGCGCATGCCAGCGGTCTTGCACTTCAGCCGGTCGTGCTGCCAGAGCCTTGCCGAGGCTGCGCGGCATCCATCCCATTGCCTTCGCGAAGTCCGCGCTGCTGCCCGCATTTCCTGCCATCAGCTGGACGAGGCTGTTAGTCGAAACCGGGCCGCTGCTCATGACGTCGCCAATCCTGCCGAACAGGCGCATCGCGGGGATCGGAATGTGCAGAAAGCGGGCCTGGCCGAAACCGAGCCAAGCACGATAGCGGGCGAGCAAATCCGCGAGACTGAGGGTTTCCGGCCCCACAGGCTCCAGTATCTGTCCGGTAAAGGCCGCGTCCTCGCATATCTGCCGCACGGATCGGGCAAGATCGGCAGCGTGGATGGGCGTGAAGGGGAAGTCGCCCCGACTGGGCAGGGGAATGCGCCACGGCAGACCGGCCATTCCGCGCAGTAAAGATGTTCCGCCATAGGAGCCATCGCCATAGACGAGCGACGGACGGAGGATCGTCCAAGGAACGCCTGATGCCTTTAATGCGGCTTCCCCCTCGAGCTTCGATTGCGCATAATCGGTATCGACATCGGGCCGTGCGCTGATCGCGGAGATGAGGACGACGCGCCGCACCC containing:
- a CDS encoding SDR family oxidoreductase, producing the protein MRILLLGAGGFIGRHIMSELIAHGHDVIAVVRRDAGLSGAFPNARFRSMDLAAAIDPSAWTEPLRGVDIVINAAGVLRGSDMVPVHVAMPGALHEAALAAGVRRVVLISAISARPDVDTDYAQSKLEGEAALKASGVPWTILRPSLVYGDGSYGGTSLLRGMAGLPWRIPLPSRGDFPFTPIHAADLARSVRQICEDAAFTGQILEPVGPETLSLADLLARYRAWLGFGQARFLHIPIPAMRLFGRIGDVMSSGPVSTNSLVQLMAGNAGSSADFAKAMGWMPRSLGKALAARPAEVQDRWHARLFFLAPAIKAVLVFLWLASALLGFVYGRAATEALAVAAGLAGSWVSPLQMGSSLLDLAVAALLLFDKNRRFITLAQLVVVAGYTIMIGTLLPHLWADPFGALLKNIPILALILVHGVIGDRR